One window of the Thermoplasmata archaeon genome contains the following:
- a CDS encoding type II/IV secretion system ATPase subunit, whose amino-acid sequence MAESTKKKFGIKIKVPRREIIKSATELGGEGGSITEIPKITDPNIQELAFVPQNPPYSYSRITYNNTSKEYLYEAIEPKLTIREKEVLDLVKDTLMRTVGYDWETMTAKDKEEYLKGCVNTYLRTRMINLSPISVERIIYYIIRDFVGFGPIDVLMRDEMVEDISCDGVGIPIYLYHQKFESIKTNIKFETDEELNSFIVALGQRCGKQISVSNPILDGTTTEGHRVQATYSREVTTRGGSFTIRRFKEKPFTPVDLITTKTASPEMVAYFWIAVEHGESIIVCGGPASGKTSTLNAITLFIPPAAKIITMEDTREIKLPHENWIPGATRSGTGERGADGKAAGEIDMFDLVRAALRQRPNYIIVGEVRGKETYTMFQAMATGHTTYSTMHADSVKSMVNRLENPPISTPRILLSALNNVIIQTHARVGMSMVRRIKQVIEIVGFEPETNELITNTVYEWDQPTDSFVFKGHSFLFDKIMEMKNLTHEEMMEEFNRRVEVVNYMVRKNITDYRKLANIIVAYFKDPKDTIEKIRGDKFVS is encoded by the coding sequence ATGGCTGAATCTACAAAGAAAAAGTTTGGGATAAAAATAAAGGTTCCAAGACGAGAAATTATTAAGAGTGCAACTGAGCTTGGCGGTGAGGGCGGCTCCATAACAGAAATTCCAAAAATTACAGATCCGAATATCCAGGAGCTTGCATTCGTCCCACAGAACCCCCCATACAGTTATTCACGTATCACCTACAACAACACCTCCAAGGAGTACCTTTATGAGGCAATCGAACCCAAGCTAACAATTAGGGAGAAGGAGGTCCTAGACCTTGTAAAAGACACATTGATGCGAACTGTTGGCTACGACTGGGAAACCATGACTGCGAAGGATAAGGAGGAGTATCTGAAGGGCTGTGTCAACACCTATCTTCGAACAAGAATGATTAATCTCTCACCAATTTCAGTTGAACGCATCATCTACTACATTATCCGTGATTTTGTTGGTTTTGGACCAATAGATGTGCTCATGCGAGATGAGATGGTAGAGGATATCTCTTGTGATGGCGTGGGTATTCCAATTTACCTCTATCACCAGAAATTTGAGTCAATAAAGACAAACATTAAGTTTGAAACAGATGAGGAGTTGAACTCATTTATTGTGGCACTCGGACAGCGATGTGGCAAACAGATCTCAGTTTCAAATCCAATCCTAGATGGAACTACAACAGAGGGACACAGAGTACAGGCAACATATTCACGAGAGGTAACCACCAGGGGAGGCAGCTTCACGATTAGACGGTTCAAAGAAAAGCCGTTTACACCTGTTGACCTGATCACTACTAAGACCGCATCTCCGGAAATGGTTGCTTATTTTTGGATTGCAGTAGAACATGGAGAATCAATAATTGTTTGTGGTGGCCCTGCAAGTGGTAAAACATCTACCCTGAACGCCATTACTCTGTTCATACCTCCCGCAGCAAAAATTATTACAATGGAAGACACAAGAGAGATAAAGCTACCACATGAGAACTGGATACCGGGTGCTACAAGAAGTGGCACTGGTGAAAGAGGTGCAGACGGGAAGGCAGCGGGCGAAATTGATATGTTTGATCTTGTGAGAGCTGCATTGAGACAAAGGCCCAACTACATCATTGTGGGTGAGGTGAGAGGCAAAGAAACCTATACAATGTTCCAGGCAATGGCTACCGGTCACACAACCTATTCTACGATGCATGCCGACTCTGTGAAGTCAATGGTGAACAGATTAGAAAACCCACCAATTTCCACGCCGAGAATTCTTCTCTCAGCCCTTAACAATGTGATTATTCAGACCCATGCGAGAGTGGGAATGAGCATGGTAAGGCGAATCAAGCAAGTGATTGAGATTGTTGGCTTTGAACCAGAGACGAACGAGTTAATCACAAACACAGTGTATGAGTGGGACCAGCCCACGGACTCTTTCGTGTTTAAGGGTCACAGTTTCCTCTTTGACAAAATCATGGAAATGAAAAATCTCACACATGAGGAAATGATGGAAGAATTCAACAGAAGAGTTGAAGTGGTGAATTACATGGTGCGCAAGAACATAACTGACTACAGGAAGCTTGCAAACATAATTGTGGCATATTTCAAGGACCCAAAAGATACAATTGAGAAGATAAGAGGTGATAAATTTGTCTCCTGA
- a CDS encoding type II secretion system F family protein gives MSPEVTSRFDALDTKKSYLKTQKAGAQRELLSSHVVKLPKGVLPQYAQLTPLQQTAWKMFGPKAEVKARMNQKLEDDMLKAHMRIRPEEYIAYAWFITMIAGIALSVTGVVLGVILALIGNLIAGVLIAVVLPVVGTILTYFIMLSLPSSRAKARARDIDKKISPAMSFVSAMASADVNIDVIFKELARQPIYGEIKEEAGWITRDTELLGVDILTAIKKGATRTPSAKFQDFLQGVVTTTTSGGQLKPYFLTKAEQYEKEAKLEMSKRLETLGMLAETFVTVVVAFPLFLVVIMAIMALVGGQGRFILNILYAIVFLMIPMSQFGFIFVIWNMSQE, from the coding sequence TTGTCTCCTGAGGTCACAAGCAGGTTTGATGCCCTTGACACTAAGAAATCATATCTGAAGACGCAGAAGGCAGGGGCCCAGCGTGAATTGCTTTCAAGCCATGTGGTTAAATTACCCAAGGGCGTGCTGCCTCAGTATGCACAACTGACTCCTCTTCAGCAAACTGCATGGAAGATGTTTGGACCAAAAGCAGAAGTGAAGGCAAGGATGAATCAGAAACTAGAGGACGACATGCTTAAAGCCCACATGAGAATTAGACCAGAGGAATACATTGCATATGCCTGGTTTATCACAATGATTGCAGGAATTGCGCTCTCCGTAACTGGTGTGGTATTGGGAGTAATTTTAGCATTGATTGGCAATCTCATAGCAGGGGTTCTTATTGCAGTTGTCCTCCCAGTGGTTGGAACAATTCTCACTTATTTCATAATGCTGTCTCTCCCTTCATCAAGAGCCAAGGCAAGGGCAAGGGACATAGATAAAAAAATCTCGCCTGCAATGAGCTTCGTTTCTGCAATGGCATCTGCAGATGTGAACATTGATGTAATTTTTAAGGAGTTAGCCAGGCAACCAATCTACGGTGAAATAAAGGAGGAGGCGGGTTGGATAACTAGGGACACTGAGTTGTTGGGGGTAGACATTCTTACTGCAATTAAGAAAGGGGCGACCAGAACGCCATCTGCCAAATTCCAGGATTTCTTGCAAGGTGTGGTGACAACAACAACTTCAGGTGGTCAGTTGAAACCCTATTTCCTCACGAAGGCAGAGCAGTACGAGAAAGAGGCAAAATTGGAGATGTCCAAGCGCCTTGAAACTCTTGGTATGCTTGCCGAGACCTTTGTGACAGTTGTGGTTGCATTTCCGCTTTTCCTTGTGGTGATCATGGCAATTATGGCCCTTGTTGGTGGGCAGGGGAGGTTCATACTTAACATTCTGTACGCAATAGTGTTTCTGATGATTCCGATGTCTCAGTTTGGCTTCATCTTTGTGATATGGAACATGAGTCAGGAGTGA
- a CDS encoding type II secretion system F family protein, producing the protein MAENIFGGKEEKIPTAKKILIISGCIAAVFFIIGVLNVIPVDKNNPDKTIIMTPFKQYDYNFDGQMEPENALNRALDFFVLGIAILIGPYGFYKSMELSRVRAIEERLPEFLRDVAEAGRFGMTLAEAIVVASTGRYGKLTPEIRKMAAQIEWGVPAAEALRLFSQRVNTPAVRRCVAIITKANDAGGNVADVLSMVAHDTKEVQLMEAQKRISMTTYLTVIYIAFFVFIVTIMILNATFLPQMAKAGKSVEEGAQQLGGGGGASATKIEYKLIPEIMFVMFVSVIIHAIGDGILAGVIITGKIATGLQHSFIMVVIGWLLMRFMV; encoded by the coding sequence ATGGCAGAGAATATTTTTGGAGGCAAGGAAGAGAAAATTCCTACAGCGAAGAAGATCCTGATAATCTCAGGGTGCATCGCTGCAGTTTTCTTTATTATAGGAGTTTTGAATGTGATTCCTGTGGATAAGAACAATCCTGATAAGACAATAATTATGACACCATTTAAACAGTACGACTATAATTTTGATGGCCAGATGGAACCAGAAAATGCACTTAATAGGGCACTGGACTTCTTTGTACTCGGCATTGCAATTTTGATTGGTCCTTATGGGTTCTATAAGAGTATGGAGTTAAGTAGAGTTCGTGCAATTGAAGAACGACTTCCTGAGTTTCTGAGAGATGTGGCCGAGGCAGGAAGGTTCGGTATGACGCTTGCGGAAGCAATTGTGGTTGCCTCCACTGGAAGATATGGAAAGCTTACACCTGAAATAAGAAAAATGGCAGCACAGATTGAATGGGGTGTGCCTGCTGCAGAAGCATTGCGTCTCTTCTCCCAGCGTGTGAATACCCCAGCAGTACGAAGATGTGTAGCGATAATTACAAAGGCAAACGACGCAGGAGGTAATGTTGCAGATGTGCTTTCAATGGTTGCCCATGACACGAAAGAGGTTCAACTCATGGAGGCCCAGAAGCGAATTTCAATGACCACGTACCTTACTGTTATCTACATAGCGTTCTTTGTGTTCATCGTCACAATAATGATTCTGAATGCTACATTCTTGCCTCAGATGGCGAAGGCAGGTAAGAGTGTAGAGGAAGGGGCACAGCAGCTCGGCGGTGGCGGTGGTGCTAGTGCCACAAAAATAGAATACAAACTCATCCCAGAGATTATGTTTGTGATGTTTGTTTCTGTGATAATCCATGCAATAGGCGATGGAATTCTCGCAGGTGTCATAATCACTGGTAAGATTGCAACTGGACTCCAACATAGTTTCATAATGGTAGTTATCGGTTGGCTTCTGATGAGGTTTATGGTGTGA
- a CDS encoding type II/IV secretion system ATPase subunit, which yields MATTEKETKSLPIGLRIAGIFLKSKPRKIMMPKTVQSSLTGRGIEGVTVIPPIAEKHINEIEVQPIQPGYSYVRIKYDTISNEYLYEVIEPVLTTDEEFILDFLKGKLIDAFEMIELEDPKEREKYLRELAIKVLRENEIHLNPVSKEKILYYVVRDFLGYGLIGVPMIDPQVEDISCDGVKIPIYIFHRKYGSIKSNLRFQSHKELDGFVVWLVQRCGKHISVASPMVDATVPDGSRLQATLGEHVTKRGSSFTIRRFRENPFTPVDLLKFKTMSTEMMAYIWIAIESGQSMMVCGGTASGKTTTLNAVLLFIPPQMKIVSIEDTRELNLPHENWIPSLTRSGFGGKNLITGKAAGEIDMFDLLTAALRQRPQYLMVGEVRGAEAYIVFQAMATGKTCYTTFHAESVAAMVHRMENPPINLPRALVAALNIVLLQGQVKVGTKMTRRVKNLTEIVGIDPETNELITNSVYSWNPADDTFSYSGHSYVYEKVAASKNWSMKEMEREVKRRCDILEYMKLIESQRPKDNPFTYKDVARLVSWYYKEPDAVMETVRQALATQQQK from the coding sequence ATGGCTACAACTGAAAAAGAAACGAAATCCCTTCCAATAGGGCTTCGAATTGCAGGCATTTTCTTAAAATCTAAACCAAGGAAAATCATGATGCCAAAGACCGTCCAGTCCTCTCTTACAGGACGTGGCATTGAGGGAGTAACAGTAATTCCTCCGATTGCTGAGAAACACATAAATGAAATAGAGGTACAGCCTATACAGCCTGGCTATTCATATGTTAGAATAAAATATGATACAATTTCTAATGAATATCTATATGAAGTCATTGAACCTGTACTCACTACAGATGAAGAATTTATTCTTGATTTTCTGAAGGGGAAGCTCATTGATGCATTTGAGATGATTGAGTTGGAGGACCCAAAAGAGAGAGAAAAATATCTCAGAGAGCTGGCGATAAAGGTTCTCAGAGAAAATGAGATTCACCTCAACCCAGTTAGCAAAGAGAAGATTTTGTATTATGTCGTTCGTGATTTTCTTGGTTATGGGCTCATAGGAGTTCCTATGATCGACCCACAGGTGGAGGATATTTCCTGCGATGGTGTGAAAATCCCAATATACATTTTCCACAGAAAGTATGGGTCCATTAAATCCAATCTGCGATTCCAGTCGCACAAGGAATTGGATGGTTTCGTTGTCTGGCTCGTGCAGCGATGCGGAAAGCACATTTCAGTCGCGAGCCCGATGGTAGATGCTACAGTGCCAGATGGTTCAAGATTGCAGGCAACATTGGGTGAGCATGTCACAAAGAGGGGTTCTTCTTTCACAATTAGGCGTTTCAGGGAGAATCCATTTACTCCGGTGGACTTGCTCAAGTTCAAAACAATGTCAACTGAGATGATGGCATATATCTGGATTGCGATAGAGTCAGGGCAGTCCATGATGGTTTGTGGTGGCACTGCAAGTGGAAAGACCACAACGCTCAACGCTGTCTTGTTGTTTATCCCACCGCAAATGAAAATAGTGAGCATTGAGGACACGAGAGAACTCAACCTCCCCCATGAAAACTGGATTCCCTCGCTTACAAGGTCTGGCTTTGGTGGCAAAAACCTGATTACAGGAAAAGCAGCAGGTGAAATTGACATGTTCGATCTACTCACTGCTGCCCTTCGTCAAAGACCGCAATACCTGATGGTTGGTGAGGTAAGAGGTGCAGAGGCCTACATTGTGTTCCAGGCGATGGCTACGGGTAAGACATGCTATACCACATTCCATGCAGAATCAGTGGCTGCAATGGTGCACCGTATGGAAAACCCACCAATCAACTTACCAAGGGCTCTTGTTGCTGCCCTTAACATTGTGCTGTTGCAAGGACAAGTTAAAGTTGGAACAAAGATGACCAGACGTGTCAAAAACCTTACAGAAATCGTGGGTATCGACCCAGAAACTAACGAATTAATTACGAACTCGGTTTATTCATGGAATCCTGCAGATGACACCTTCAGTTACAGTGGTCACAGTTATGTTTATGAAAAGGTGGCTGCGTCTAAGAACTGGAGCATGAAGGAAATGGAAAGAGAAGTAAAGAGAAGATGTGACATTCTTGAATACATGAAGCTTATAGAATCCCAACGGCCCAAAGACAATCCGTTCACCTACAAGGATGTGGCAAGATTGGTTTCATGGTATTATAAGGAGCCAGATGCTGTGATGGAAACAGTGCGTCAGGCCCTTGCTACCCAACAGCAAAAATAA
- a CDS encoding radical SAM protein produces the protein MSYITAFDPWQNKACTCPPKYSFNPYTGCAHACVYCYITSYIPDAFHLRKKRDVLRTVARECGKLEQNRYISMSNSSDPYPPVEKDEGITRNVLKIFREHGFQVLIITKSDIVTRDVDILETMNAVVSITITTIDDEIAKLLEPKAPLPSRRIKALEKLSEKVPCVVRIDPLIPGINENFEEVVEVVAPYAKHCVFSTFKVRKDALARIVSVFPEVKEKLQNLYFKNPVIVGNSYYLPEGIRAQVLQRAKEVCKRHNLAFSSCREMLPQLNDAGCDGSGWLQR, from the coding sequence ATGTCTTACATCACGGCTTTTGATCCGTGGCAAAACAAGGCATGTACCTGTCCTCCCAAATATTCTTTTAATCCCTACACGGGCTGTGCCCATGCTTGCGTTTATTGCTACATTACCAGTTACATTCCTGATGCCTTCCATTTGAGAAAGAAAAGAGATGTACTGAGAACAGTGGCAAGAGAGTGCGGAAAACTGGAGCAAAACAGGTACATCAGCATGAGCAACAGCTCAGACCCGTATCCTCCAGTTGAAAAGGATGAGGGAATAACGAGAAATGTGCTAAAAATTTTCAGGGAACATGGATTTCAGGTGTTGATAATCACAAAATCAGATATCGTGACAAGGGATGTAGATATTCTCGAAACTATGAATGCGGTAGTTTCCATCACAATCACAACAATTGATGATGAAATTGCTAAACTGCTGGAGCCAAAAGCACCTCTGCCATCAAGGAGAATTAAAGCGCTTGAGAAGTTAAGCGAGAAAGTGCCATGTGTAGTTAGGATAGACCCTTTAATTCCAGGTATTAACGAAAATTTTGAGGAAGTGGTTGAAGTAGTTGCTCCATATGCCAAACATTGTGTGTTTTCCACATTTAAAGTGCGGAAGGATGCGCTTGCAAGAATTGTATCTGTATTTCCAGAAGTGAAGGAAAAACTACAGAATCTTTATTTCAAAAACCCTGTGATTGTTGGCAATTCATACTATCTCCCAGAAGGGATTAGAGCACAGGTGCTTCAGAGAGCAAAGGAGGTCTGTAAAAGGCACAACCTTGCGTTTTCTTCCTGTAGAGAAATGCTGCCGCAGTTGAATGATGCTGGGTGTGACGGAAGCGGCTGGTTGCAGAGATGA
- a CDS encoding DUF835 domain-containing protein — MAEERKYITGGTHVSEEDFLRQLKEKIAKKTDGKELKQGRMYVVFETKPKVSYMLLKDLLNAGKTAICVSRNSAERIMEEYGVQTEIFIWLTSVAGKNNLPPTSIGILSRYLAEMIEKKPGCVVLIDCLDTLILNNKFPAVMRMIETLYDQLLRTNSILILPVMKEMFSQQDLAYLTRNAEIIE; from the coding sequence ATGGCTGAAGAGAGAAAATACATCACGGGTGGAACACATGTGTCCGAGGAGGACTTTCTCAGACAATTGAAAGAAAAAATTGCTAAGAAGACAGATGGGAAAGAATTGAAGCAAGGTAGGATGTATGTGGTATTTGAGACAAAGCCAAAAGTAAGCTACATGCTGCTCAAGGACCTTCTGAATGCTGGCAAAACTGCAATCTGCGTATCAAGGAACAGTGCTGAGCGCATAATGGAAGAGTATGGAGTTCAAACAGAAATTTTTATCTGGCTTACAAGTGTAGCAGGTAAAAACAATCTCCCGCCTACAAGCATTGGGATTCTATCAAGATACCTTGCAGAAATGATCGAAAAAAAGCCAGGTTGTGTGGTTCTTATAGACTGCCTAGATACTCTCATTCTTAACAACAAGTTTCCTGCGGTGATGCGGATGATAGAAACCCTCTATGACCAGCTTCTCCGCACAAATTCAATTCTTATTCTACCGGTAATGAAAGAAATGTTTTCGCAGCAAGATTTGGCATATCTTACAAGGAATGCAGAGATAATCGAGTAG
- a CDS encoding 4Fe-4S dicluster domain-containing protein, whose protein sequence is MKKFLTKKVINVLAKEIKKENLRKFFEEIASEYKIIAPVKKGEDIVYTEVENFEDVVLDYTTTITPIKRFLLPYKETMFTFEKEKIREKLTEEKLALFALHICDINAIARLDKVFWNDPYYRARREKLLIVGITCKPGEKCFCKSVNANVLQPICDVFLKANEHGYHAVSYTETGRKMLNSFLFIQTQTEIKEIKAEYQEAKHIDLHKVSENILKNYENPVWEETAKKCLGCTNCTVVCPLCYCYDVVDNTYVKPEEGERVRCWDSCFLLSFARVAGGHNFRKDLKARYRNVYTHKFRTFMDEFGVPACVGCGRCVTYCPASIDMRETLTKIGGA, encoded by the coding sequence ATGAAGAAATTCCTAACAAAGAAGGTGATAAATGTGCTTGCAAAGGAAATAAAGAAAGAAAATCTCAGAAAGTTTTTTGAAGAGATTGCCAGTGAATACAAGATTATTGCTCCTGTGAAAAAAGGAGAGGACATCGTGTATACAGAAGTTGAGAACTTTGAGGATGTGGTATTGGATTACACTACGACAATCACACCTATCAAAAGATTTCTTCTGCCATACAAAGAGACCATGTTCACATTTGAAAAGGAGAAAATTCGCGAAAAATTGACAGAGGAGAAACTTGCACTATTTGCACTCCACATTTGTGATATAAATGCAATCGCTCGTTTGGACAAGGTATTCTGGAACGACCCATATTATCGAGCAAGAAGGGAGAAGCTGCTAATCGTTGGAATTACCTGCAAGCCCGGTGAAAAATGCTTCTGCAAATCCGTAAACGCAAATGTGCTCCAGCCAATCTGCGATGTGTTTTTAAAAGCAAATGAGCACGGCTACCATGCTGTTTCGTATACCGAAACTGGCAGAAAAATGCTCAATTCATTTCTGTTCATCCAGACACAGACAGAAATAAAGGAAATCAAAGCAGAGTATCAAGAGGCGAAACACATTGACCTTCACAAGGTGTCTGAAAACATTCTCAAGAACTATGAAAATCCAGTGTGGGAAGAAACAGCGAAGAAATGCCTTGGATGCACAAATTGCACAGTCGTGTGTCCACTCTGTTATTGCTATGATGTTGTAGATAATACCTATGTGAAGCCAGAGGAAGGGGAGCGTGTAAGATGCTGGGATTCCTGCTTCCTGTTGAGTTTTGCGAGAGTGGCTGGGGGTCACAACTTCAGAAAGGACTTGAAAGCAAGGTATAGAAATGTATACACCCATAAGTTCAGAACTTTCATGGATGAGTTTGGAGTTCCTGCCTGCGTCGGCTGTGGACGATGTGTGACTTACTGCCCAGCATCAATTGACATGCGGGAAACACTTACAAAGATAGGAGGTGCATGA
- a CDS encoding FAD/NAD(P)-binding protein has translation MENIYKPWETKILKIEEMTCDTKVFRLEAKNFKYMPGQFVELTIPGVGEAPISITSGPHEKGYIDLCVRKIGNVTDALHRKNVGDKVWIRGPYGVGFPFETVKGKDLLYVAGGIGMAPLRSSINYVLAHKSDFGKITILYGARTPGDLLFKNEFERWGKEANFLVSVDTDKNPDGSLCGWTGNVGVVTTLFDKIPYPIKDAIGMVCGPPVMYKFVIKKCREMGMPDSSIYISLERNMKCGVGKCQHCQINNKYVCLDGPVFNYEEVKTLPEAI, from the coding sequence ATGGAGAACATTTACAAGCCCTGGGAGACAAAAATCCTGAAAATTGAGGAGATGACATGTGATACAAAGGTATTTCGGCTAGAGGCAAAGAATTTTAAGTACATGCCAGGACAATTTGTAGAACTCACAATACCTGGTGTGGGTGAAGCCCCAATTTCAATTACATCTGGACCACATGAGAAGGGCTACATTGACCTCTGCGTAAGAAAGATAGGAAATGTAACTGATGCTTTGCACAGAAAGAATGTGGGCGATAAAGTGTGGATTCGCGGACCTTATGGTGTGGGCTTTCCATTTGAGACGGTTAAAGGCAAAGACCTCTTGTATGTTGCCGGTGGTATAGGTATGGCCCCACTCAGAAGCAGCATAAATTATGTGCTTGCCCACAAGTCAGATTTCGGTAAGATTACTATTTTGTATGGGGCAAGAACACCTGGTGACCTGCTCTTCAAAAACGAGTTTGAGCGGTGGGGCAAGGAGGCAAATTTTCTGGTAAGTGTGGATACTGATAAAAATCCAGATGGCTCTCTCTGTGGTTGGACAGGGAATGTAGGTGTGGTCACAACGCTCTTTGACAAAATACCGTATCCAATAAAAGATGCAATTGGTATGGTCTGCGGTCCACCAGTGATGTACAAATTTGTGATAAAGAAGTGCAGAGAAATGGGAATGCCAGATAGCTCAATTTACATTTCACTTGAGAGAAACATGAAGTGCGGTGTGGGCAAGTGCCAACATTGTCAGATAAACAACAAGTATGTGTGTTTGGATGGACCAGTTTTCAATTATGAGGAAGTTAAAACACTTCCGGAGGCAATCTGA
- a CDS encoding Ni/Fe hydrogenase subunit alpha yields MNVEMNYITQIEGHGIINFEIVDGKPKVRMEVHEGARLFESFLRNRRADEVIAMSSRICGVCPVVHNYAAVQAVENAMGIEVSEQTKLLRRLGNVGQMLQSHALHLYVLALPEYLNADGVVDVYMRNPEAVKRALKIRNVGNLIVEVVSGRAVHPVSSVPGGFAKLPTKTELKRIVKELKGVLDDCIETYNLAASIKYPELQRKTEYSAIDDGEMYPSYGGMIVSSEGVRAPAKDYRKYTNEVFRPYSHTKFSTRNGHGFFVGSIARVNLFSDRLGEKAKELAKNGPVKFPSYNPFHNLVAQGVELVHYTEEGIEIASQLARTLKDEKPVKIVRSGTGVGVVEAPRGTLFHEYTVDANGIVKEANIITPTAQNVQNIEEDLTALLTANINKPREELVRLTEALLRAYDPCFSCSTH; encoded by the coding sequence ATGAATGTGGAGATGAATTACATTACACAGATTGAGGGGCATGGAATTATTAATTTTGAGATTGTGGATGGGAAACCAAAGGTGAGAATGGAAGTGCATGAAGGTGCCAGGCTTTTCGAGAGTTTCTTGCGCAATAGAAGAGCAGATGAAGTGATTGCAATGTCCTCAAGAATCTGCGGGGTCTGTCCAGTCGTGCATAACTACGCTGCAGTGCAAGCAGTGGAGAATGCGATGGGAATTGAGGTGAGCGAACAGACAAAGTTGTTGAGACGATTGGGAAATGTGGGACAGATGCTCCAGAGCCATGCACTGCATCTTTATGTGCTTGCATTACCTGAGTATCTGAATGCAGATGGTGTGGTGGATGTCTACATGCGAAATCCTGAGGCGGTTAAGAGAGCGCTGAAAATAAGAAATGTGGGAAACCTGATCGTTGAAGTTGTTTCTGGAAGAGCTGTCCATCCAGTTTCTTCAGTGCCTGGTGGTTTTGCGAAGCTTCCCACAAAGACAGAATTGAAGAGAATTGTTAAAGAATTGAAGGGTGTTTTGGATGACTGCATTGAAACCTACAACCTTGCAGCAAGCATAAAATATCCAGAGCTTCAGAGGAAGACGGAATACTCAGCAATTGACGATGGAGAGATGTATCCATCATATGGAGGAATGATTGTGTCCAGTGAAGGTGTGCGGGCACCTGCAAAGGACTACAGAAAGTACACGAATGAGGTCTTCAGGCCATACTCTCACACTAAATTCAGCACAAGAAATGGGCATGGCTTCTTCGTGGGTTCAATCGCAAGAGTAAACTTGTTTAGCGATAGGCTGGGCGAGAAAGCAAAGGAACTTGCAAAGAATGGGCCAGTAAAATTCCCAAGCTATAACCCATTCCATAACCTTGTGGCGCAAGGTGTTGAACTTGTGCATTACACCGAGGAAGGCATTGAGATTGCATCCCAGCTTGCAAGAACACTGAAGGACGAGAAGCCAGTTAAGATTGTAAGATCTGGCACGGGTGTTGGCGTTGTTGAAGCACCAAGAGGTACTCTCTTCCATGAATATACTGTGGATGCGAACGGCATTGTGAAGGAGGCAAACATAATTACGCCCACTGCTCAGAATGTGCAGAATATCGAGGAGGACCTGACGGCACTGCTCACTGCAAACATAAACAAGCCAAGGGAGGAGCTTGTGCGTTTGACTGAAGCGTTGTTGCGTGCCTACGACCCCTGTTTCTCCTGCTCTACCCATTGA